AGACGATGCGTGCCGCCCTCGACAGACAGACGACCGTAGGCGTAAGGGGCATCGACCTGGAAGGTGGCCGACTTGATACCCGCTTCCTCGGCATAGGAGGTGTCCATCACCTTGGCCTTGTAGCCATTGCGCTCGGCCCAACGCATATACATACGCAGCAGCATCTGCGCGAAGTCGGCCGCATCCACGCCGCCGGCACCGCTTCGGATGGTCACCACGGCGCTGCGCTCATCGTATTCGCCGTCGAGCAACGTCTGGATCTCCATCTCGTCGAGATCCTTCTGCAAGTCATCGACGCCCTTCTGAGCCTCTTTCATCGAGTCGGTGTCGCCTTCTTCCTGGCCCAACTCGTAAAGCGTCTCGATGTCGTCGAGCCGCTGTGAAAGCGCGTTCAGCTTCTTGATCAGCCCCTGTTTGTTGGACAGTCTGCTGGTGATCTTTTGCGCGTTCTCGACGTCATCCCACAGGTTCGGCTGCGACGCCTCCTGCTCCAACTCGTCGACCTCGGACTTGAGACGCTCGACGTCCAACGCCTTTTCGATCGTCTCATATTTGGTACGCGCTTCGCCCAGCGCCTGGGAAAAATCAAATTCTGCCATTGCTTTCCACCTTATCGTTATTCACTGAAAATTCTCTGACCGTCTTTATCGGCGTCAGGCGGTCCAATGCCCGATTCCGGCAGTTCGTGCAACCGCACGGCTGCGTGGTGCATATCATGCCTTCAATGAATCCTGCGCCACAGCACCGGCCGTCTTGATTGCCGTGCCCTTGCCGTTATCATCAATGCAAAATCGTCAAAGACCCGCATATATAGCAGGAATGACCAAAGCGAGCAGCATGGCTGCGGCCACGACGATGCAGATCGCCCGCACGATGTTGCGGCGACGGCTTTCGCGGCGTTCGCGTTCTTTCCTGTAATCACTCACAATGTGTCATTGTATCGAGCGCATAGGATTAAGCCTCTACTCACTACGACTGACGTTGCGGCGATGGGATATACGATGTTCGGCACGCCCCGGACTAAGCCGCCAAGCAGGAAGTTCTGTGGACTTCCTGTAGGATCAGTGAGCGCGATCCATCGAGCGCGAAGGCAAAATCTCCGATTTTGCACAGGCCAAGTCTTTACGGTCGAGCATCGCATATCCCAGACCCCCAACTCAACGTTTTCCAATCATCAGTCCAGTAACCACCGAATCATGGGCCGTATCGGGACAAACAAGACGGCATGCGCTAGATTGGAGACATATTTATTTCAACAATTAGGCTTTAAGGAGCGAAAATGAGTGACGAACGGACGGCATGGGGCTGGGGGCTGGCCTCGATCGACGAAGCGG
The window above is part of the Bifidobacterium sp. ESL0704 genome. Proteins encoded here:
- the prfB gene encoding peptide chain release factor 2, which codes for MAEFDFSQALGEARTKYETIEKALDVERLKSEVDELEQEASQPNLWDDVENAQKITSRLSNKQGLIKKLNALSQRLDDIETLYELGQEEGDTDSMKEAQKGVDDLQKDLDEMEIQTLLDGEYDERSAVVTIRSGAGGVDAADFAQMLLRMYMRWAERNGYKAKVMDTSYAEEAGIKSATFQVDAPYAYGRLSVEGGTHRLVRISPFDNQGRRQTSFAAVEVVPLVEETDHIDIPDSDIRVDTYCSSGPGGQGVNTTYSAVRITHLPTNIVVTMQDERSQIQNRAAAMAVLQSRLLVLRHEAEAKKKKELAGDIKASWGDQMRSYVLHPYQMVKDLRTGYETSQTQAVFDGDINGFIDAGIRWRHEQRRQAALEAEQSEGKNNENGKK